In Fragaria vesca subsp. vesca linkage group LG1, FraVesHawaii_1.0, whole genome shotgun sequence, the sequence GTCTCCAGCAATTTGTCAAGTCCAACCACAAAAACATTTGCGATTCTTGACATTTCAAAATGTTTGATAACTTTGAAATTCTTTCCAACAATACGCAATCTCTAACACATAAATGTTGCAGATTTGGTGGAAGCTCCGTAACTTCTTGAAGCATCTTGCACCCATCCAAGAAAAGGTACTCCAAATTGATAAATTTGGTAAGGCCAGTGGGAAGACTAACAAAATTGCTGTTTGAGAGATCAAGCCTGTATAAGGCGGACGCACAAAACTTCACAAGGAAATCACAGTCTGAAATATTGCATCCTCTTCTACTAAACATCTTTAGGGAAGGAAACACAAAATTGCCTCGATCATCGTCATTTTCTGACGAAATTTGCTTGCCGTAATGTGAAATGTTTGAGTTGGACGCTTCACCGTATTCCACCTTATTAGAAACTGGAGTAAGCTCCAGTTTTGGGCAACTTGTGAGTTCAAGGATTAATAGCTTTTGCAACTCATTAATGCCGAGTGGTAGAGACTTCAGGTTTTCACAATGTTCTAAATACAACCCGGAAAGATTAAAGAGATGATATCCAATTGATGAAGGCAGTTCTTTGATGGCAGTTCCAGATAAATCCATGCTGTATACGGATTCCATCCTTCCCACAATTTCTGGGAAGTTCTCCAGCCTCTTGCAGCCTCTAAAATCAATACTAACAAGAGATTTCATGTTGACCATTCTTGGAAACGTCTTAAGGTTACAGCAATCGGTAAGATTGAAGGATACAAGCTTATCAAGGAATCCAACAGAAGGATGCAACTCAGCTAAACTTGTACAAGAATTTAAGTTCAGCCTCTTCAAGTTTGGGAACATTCCAGACAAGTCAGGGACCTTTGTTAGGAATTTGCAACTCTCAAAACTTAAAGATTTCAAGTTTTGCATATTCTGCAACACAAGAAAGGAAAACAATCATATGATGAGCTTCAAAACAACCTTATAACTGTTCAAAATATTCGTCAAAACAACAAATGGAAAGTTAATAGCTTAGAATACCTTGAGTCCTTGCCCAAGTTGTGAGATGCGACTGTTTGGCATATTCAACCTGACAAGTTTTTGGGGATTGAAGTCGGATGGCAAAGATTGTGCTGGGAAACCAGGCCAATCAAGGAACCTAAACTGATTTGGAAGATAAATAATCTCTCCAGAAAAGCGTGCATTGATGTTTATAAAAAGTTGTAGATTTTTCATCTTTTTAAAGCATTTAGCACTCAAGCATATCTCATCTTCCCTTGGTAGCTCAACTCTGATTCCTTTGACTTCTTTTGAGCCCTGATATGATAAAAGATAAAGGATTAGCATAGCAAAGTACTATATACAGAATTTATTTTCAAAATTAGGAAGTTCTTGAGACACACACTCAAACACAAACACAAACACATAGAAGGAAATATACATGTTCTATACTTACTGTATTTTCGGTTAAAACACGATAAACATCCTCATGAAACCATATTCTGCTACGTCTGCCAGCATCATTGGGTGACTCTTTCCGAACTATTTCTTTTCCCATTTCCTCCAGCAAGTCATGCATACACATCAGACGATTTATATTAATATTTATGAGGGCCTTTTCTTCAAGTAGTTCAAGAGCATGTTCAGGGTTGAGGTAAGAACCTTCTAGTGCTTGCATCACATACTCCTTATCTTTACCTTTTAAGAAACATGCGATGTCGAGAAATGCTTCATTCAGTGGATATTCCAATAAATCGTAACTTGTTTTAAGGACTGTTTGGATATCTCTGTTAGGAAATCTGCTGAAATAATCTATTGTAGCATGCCATTGATTTATACTCTTACCACACAGAAGTGAGCCTAAAATGTTTATAGCTAATGGAAGGCGGTGAGCATAGAGTAAAGCAGCATCAATTGGGAATTTCTCAAACTCATCTGGATTTCTGTTTCCCTTGAAGGCATTCAAAGTTAAGAGGTCACGGGCTTCGTCATTATCTAATTCCTCAGCTGGGTATATTGCATAGACTTGATGAGAAATTAGTAAACCTTTATCTCTTGTTGTTATGATAATTCTGCTGCCAGGACCAAACCAATCCAATCCTCCAGCTAATTTGTCCAACTGGTTCAATTCATTCACATCATCAAGAACTAAGAAAACCCTTTTACTACCCAATCTGTCCTTTATCACCTGGATTCCTCTATCAGCATCAGTCATCTCCATTTTCTGCCCCCCTAAGATCTCATTAAGAAGATTATTTTGTAATTGAACAAGGCCTTGATGGGGTACTGAAGCTGCTCTAACATTTGCCAAGAAACACCAACCTTCAAACTTATGGCGGAATGAGTTGAATAATTCTTTAGCAATTGTTGTTTTGCCTATTCCTCCAATACCCCATATACCAACTATGCGAACATCACTTCCTCCGACATCTAAAAGCTCAAGCAGATCTTGTACACGAGACTCTATTCCAACAGGATACTTTGCCACATTTAAGCAACTACGTTTTGATACTTGTGCTGAAATCTCTTCGGCAATCTTACTGGTGAAGTTAGGTTCATGCCTTCTAATTTAAATGCAAAGGGTTTTTTATCAGATGAAACTCGCAATGGTTACTTTGATCATCAACGAAGCCATTAAAAATTGAAAAGAAAGAATGCTGGAATATGGAAATATACATACCCGTCGAAGAAAGTCCACCCTGAGAAGTTTGCTGCTTCCTTGAGAGCTCTTCTCCATCTTTGGACCTTGTCCATGTTGTCCTTGAATATGCGCTCATGTTTAGCAAGTGCCTCACCATATTTACCCTTCTGGTACCGTATATCGGAGGGATCCACCTTGTAAAACACCGGCCAAACCAGTTGTTGATTCAGCTCCTTACATTTAAGGATCTCAACAAGTTCATCCAAACACCACCATGAGGATGCGTAGTTTTCAGAGAAGATGAGTATAGAAATCTTTGACTCTTGAATTGCTTTGAGAAGTGAAGATGATATTTCTTCTCCTTTTCTAAGCTCTTCATCATCGATGAAGGTATTGATTCCCTTCTGAACCAAATAAGTGTACAAATAGCCAGTGAAGTTTTTTCGAGTATCCACACCTCGAAAACTCAGAAAGACATCGTACGGACATGAATGGGTGAGGGGAGAAGATGAAGGAGTACTTGAATCCCTTTTCAGCTCCTCGTCGGCCTGGACCAGCGGCGACAAAGGTTGCATTTCCTCCAAGCTCTTGGGCCGGTGGTGCTTATCAGACGACACAAAACGCCCA encodes:
- the LOC101295863 gene encoding TMV resistance protein N-like codes for the protein MTLQLWETLKEAIVAYTDLSLATFFSLLALLVATYHVLYGRFVSSDKHHRPKSLEEMQPLSPLVQADEELKRDSSTPSSSPLTHSCPYDVFLSFRGVDTRKNFTGYLYTYLVQKGINTFIDDEELRKGEEISSSLLKAIQESKISILIFSENYASSWWCLDELVEILKCKELNQQLVWPVFYKVDPSDIRYQKGKYGEALAKHERIFKDNMDKVQRWRRALKEAANFSGWTFFDGRHEPNFTSKIAEEISAQVSKRSCLNVAKYPVGIESRVQDLLELLDVGGSDVRIVGIWGIGGIGKTTIAKELFNSFRHKFEGWCFLANVRAASVPHQGLVQLQNNLLNEILGGQKMEMTDADRGIQVIKDRLGSKRVFLVLDDVNELNQLDKLAGGLDWFGPGSRIIITTRDKGLLISHQVYAIYPAEELDNDEARDLLTLNAFKGNRNPDEFEKFPIDAALLYAHRLPLAINILGSLLCGKSINQWHATIDYFSRFPNRDIQTVLKTSYDLLEYPLNEAFLDIACFLKGKDKEYVMQALEGSYLNPEHALELLEEKALINININRLMCMHDLLEEMGKEIVRKESPNDAGRRSRIWFHEDVYRVLTENTGSKEVKGIRVELPREDEICLSAKCFKKMKNLQLFININARFSGEIIYLPNQFRFLDWPGFPAQSLPSDFNPQKLVRLNMPNSRISQLGQGLKNMQNLKSLSFESCKFLTKVPDLSGMFPNLKRLNLNSCTSLAELHPSVGFLDKLVSFNLTDCCNLKTFPRMVNMKSLVSIDFRGCKRLENFPEIVGRMESVYSMDLSGTAIKELPSSIGYHLFNLSGLYLEHCENLKSLPLGINELQKLLILELTSCPKLELTPVSNKVEYGEASNSNISHYGKQISSENDDDRGNFVFPSLKMFSRRGCNISDCDFLVKFCASALYRLDLSNSNFVSLPTGLTKFINLEYLFLDGCKMLQEVTELPPNLQHLCVRDCVLLERISKLSNILKCQESQMFLWLDLTNCWRLCDNLVREAGKNGLLVNDDHQVETDLFSLFLSPQKSAFRVRLPGSREISKWFSYPMDFRGNGRSEFHIQVLANFKWQNTGLALCVVSENTLNGKFEIFFNEVRVKIGGFSHYPQFDGDTAVLLFYIPFDGMDVYPAFGYTRPVPPFQCRVTICQTYVGPMKSCGMHLVMPPNEVCMELSQALCHTNTTEAASDPIQLSEMAGHTIADA